A window of Lusitaniella coriacea LEGE 07157 genomic DNA:
TGAAGATAGCGCAAACCATCTTTGAGATAGGGATGAGCAACATTCCAAAAAAAATTGGGGTAGTCTGCGCGCAACTCCCCAAGATTTTTGTACCCTAATCGTTGATTTGTACCATTTTCCTCAAATTCGCAGTATAAGGCGGGGAGTTTTTCTAGGTATTTTGGATCGGCGAGTTGTCCGATGAGGTCTGCCGCACGCGCTAGACTGGCGTAATTCCCCGTCTGTTGGTAAGCTTCGTCTTTGGGAACGGGAAAGCGCGTCAACTCAATGTTGTGCTGTACGATATCGAGATCGAGTAATCTACAATCGCTCAAATATTCTCGAACGAATAGTTTACCTCGGTCTACGTGATAGGGGTTGAGACTCGCGTCTGTGGCGTGGGGGGGCAAACTCGTTGTATCGCCCTTTCCAGTTGCATAAATCCCTTGCTCGATTCGATCTTGACGGCAAATACCTCTTAAATAACCAATATCGTGACAGAGTAAGGCAACAATGCCGTGTAACCAATCTCGTTCGGTGACGTTTCCTTCTTGAATCTGTTTACCGAGTAAAATCTCTTGAC
This region includes:
- a CDS encoding HD domain-containing protein; the protein is MLSSSNITVHLCIKSLQAGYQKTYDCSCTRSDAIELIVSVANMAIERIALSDAAYHNIEHTLRVALAGQEILLGKQIQEGNVTERDWLHGIVALLCHDIGYLRGICRQDRIEQGIYATGKGDTTSLPPHATDASLNPYHVDRGKLFVREYLSDCRLLDLDIVQHNIELTRFPVPKDEAYQQTGNYASLARAADLIGQLADPKYLEKLPALYCEFEENGTNQRLGYKNLGELRADYPNFFWNVAHPYLKDGLRYLQATKIGQQTIDNLYRNVSIVENELWDAAKSHPIDKLSCSVKL